The segment TGACACCACCAAATAAGTGTTGCATGCAACACCTGTGTTGCGCGCATAAGTGTTGCATGCAACACTTATGCAACGATATCCATCTCAATTTCCATAGATATCAAACAATACCTTTATTGCTCAAGACCAAATTCCATGAATGTCTTCCGCGTTATAGGCGTAACATAATGATATATAAGAAACTTCATCCACAAATTGCAATTGGCATTAAAATTACACACCACTCTCAAGAAAGAGATCTTTTGTTTCTTTTAGGCTCAAACCACTAAAGCACTTATAAACATACTTTGTCAGGGTTTTATTTGTAGCACATGAGAAAGCAGGAAAAGGTTGTGAGTGAATTAACCCACACTGTCTTCTACAATTCCTTCAACTTCATCCGGGCCGATTGTTTCTTTTTCCAAGAGCAAAGCGGCAAGTCGATGCAACATGCCAATCTTCCCCTCCAAGATTATCATTGCCTCCTGGTAGCAATCTTCAATAATTTTATTAATTTCTCTATCTATGGCGCTTGCGGTTTCTTCACTGTACATTCTTTGAGTTCCAGCGCCCCCCAAAAAACCTTGGTCCGGCTTTGTGTACGCCCTCGGGCCTAAAAGATCAGACATGCCCCACTCACAAACCATTTTTGTCGCAATATCAGTGGCGCTTTGAAGATCACTACTAGCCCCCGTAGAAAACTTATTAAATACTATTTCTTCGGAAGTCCTGCCACCCAGGAGAATTTTAATGCGATTAACAAGATATTCCTTCGAATACGCCTGTCTGTCATCAATCGGCATCTGCTGCGTCATCCCGAGCGCTCTGCCACGGGGAATTATTGTAATTTTATGCAACGGGTCTGTATTAGGCAGCAGCTTGGCCATAATGGCATGGCCTGCTTCATGATAAGCTGTTGTCCGCCGTTGCTTTTCACTGAGAACAAGCCCCTTTCTCTCCGCACCCATAAGAATCTTGTCTTTCGCTTCTTCAACATCCGCCATCTCGACGAATTGTTTATCTTTTCGCGCCGCCATCAACGCCGATTCATTCATAAGGTTGGCGAGTTCCGCTCCAGTGAAACCAGGGGTATTCCGTGCAATATCTTTAAGTTGTACCACTTCAGCCATAACGATTTTATCGGCGTATACTTTAAGTATTTCTTCACGGCCCTTTACATCAGGAGCCATAATTGTCACCTGTCGATCAAAGCGACCCGGTCGCAATAAAGCCGGATCTAGCACATCAGGCCTATTGGTTGCAGCAACAAGAATCACAGTATCACCGGTACCAAATCCATCCATTTCTACTAAAAGAGCATTCAGGGTCTGTTCCCGTTCATCTTGCCCGCCCTGGGAACTGCTGGCCCCACGAAGTCGCCCTACAGCATCAATTTCATCAATAAAAATAATACAAGGGGCGCTTTTTTTTGCTTGCTTAAAAAGGTCACGAACTCTTGAAGCGCCAACACCGACGAACATCTCAACAAAATCTGAACCACTTATACTGAAAAATGGAACGTTGGCTTCACCGGCGATAGCTTTGGCTAAAAGCGTTTTACCAGTCCCGGGCGGACCTTGAAGCAGAACCCCCTTAGGTATTCTCCCTCCAAGTCTTGTATATTTCTCCGGATTTCTTAAAAATTCTATTATTTCAAACAATTCATCCTTTGCTTCAGGAACTCCTGCTACATCATCGAATGTAACGCTTGGTTTACTTCCCGAAGAGATGATGGCTTTACTTTTAGCAAAACCCGAAGTCCCGCTCCCACCTTTTTGGCGTATCATAAAATACATCCAGCCGGCCATGATAATAAGCACAGGCAAAACAGATGTCCAAAAAGAAGAAAAAGGGGATGGCTTATCAGAACTTGCAGATATTACAACATTTTTCAGCTGCAACTTAGCAACAAGACTAGTTGTATCGGGAGAAAAACTTGAAAACGGCTGATCGTATGAATCATGCCCGGTGATCTGTCCGCCCTTGAGGTGTACGTCCTTAACTCCACCTTTTTCAAGATTTGTCAGAAAGGTTGTATAGTCAATATAT is part of the Pseudomonadota bacterium genome and harbors:
- the ftsH gene encoding ATP-dependent zinc metalloprotease FtsH, which produces MSRYVRNFLIILILTIAAVVIFNVWTMEQQLPYIDYTTFLTNLEKGGVKDVHLKGGQITGHDSYDQPFSSFSPDTTSLVAKLQLKNVVISASSDKPSPFSSFWTSVLPVLIIMAGWMYFMIRQKGGSGTSGFAKSKAIISSGSKPSVTFDDVAGVPEAKDELFEIIEFLRNPEKYTRLGGRIPKGVLLQGPPGTGKTLLAKAIAGEANVPFFSISGSDFVEMFVGVGASRVRDLFKQAKKSAPCIIFIDEIDAVGRLRGASSSQGGQDEREQTLNALLVEMDGFGTGDTVILVAATNRPDVLDPALLRPGRFDRQVTIMAPDVKGREEILKVYADKIVMAEVVQLKDIARNTPGFTGAELANLMNESALMAARKDKQFVEMADVEEAKDKILMGAERKGLVLSEKQRRTTAYHEAGHAIMAKLLPNTDPLHKITIIPRGRALGMTQQMPIDDRQAYSKEYLVNRIKILLGGRTSEEIVFNKFSTGASSDLQSATDIATKMVCEWGMSDLLGPRAYTKPDQGFLGGAGTQRMYSEETASAIDREINKIIEDCYQEAMIILEGKIGMLHRLAALLLEKETIGPDEVEGIVEDSVG